In a single window of the Acetivibrio clariflavus DSM 19732 genome:
- the rsmG gene encoding 16S rRNA (guanine(527)-N(7))-methyltransferase RsmG, producing MDSELKKILLDGANIFDISLTEEQVDKFLRYKNILKEWNEKINLTAIEKDREIVIKHFIDSLSILPFIKDECTRLIDVGTGAGFPGIPVKIARESIEVTLLDSLDKRVRFLNEVIKENALSKIEALHGRAEEKGVLPEFREKFDISTARAVASLPVLIEYCLPFVKVGGYFIAMKGSNIADEIDSSKKALDIMGGKIEEVKEFNLPFTDSKRNIIIIKKFRQTPTKYPRKAGKPSKEPLI from the coding sequence GTGGATAGTGAGTTGAAAAAGATTCTTTTGGATGGAGCTAATATATTTGATATATCTTTAACTGAAGAACAAGTGGATAAATTTTTGCGGTATAAAAATATCCTTAAAGAATGGAATGAAAAAATAAACTTAACGGCAATAGAAAAAGACAGAGAAATTGTTATAAAGCATTTTATTGATTCGTTAAGCATTCTTCCTTTTATAAAAGATGAATGTACAAGACTTATAGATGTCGGTACCGGTGCGGGATTCCCGGGCATTCCTGTAAAAATTGCCCGGGAAAGTATAGAAGTCACTTTGCTGGATTCTTTGGACAAGAGGGTAAGATTTTTAAATGAAGTTATAAAAGAAAATGCTTTAAGCAAAATAGAGGCATTACATGGAAGAGCTGAGGAAAAAGGAGTTCTTCCTGAATTTAGAGAAAAGTTTGATATTTCAACAGCAAGGGCTGTTGCGAGTTTGCCTGTGCTAATTGAGTATTGTCTGCCTTTTGTTAAAGTTGGAGGCTACTTTATTGCAATGAAGGGAAGCAACATAGCAGATGAAATTGACAGTTCTAAAAAGGCTTTGGATATTATGGGAGGAAAAATTGAAGAGGTAAAAGAGTTTAACTTACCTTTTACTGATAGTAAAAGAAATATAATTATTATAAAAAAGTTTCGACAAACTCCAACAAAATATCCGAGAAAAGCAGGTAAACCATCAAAAGAGCCGCTGATTTAA
- the mnmG gene encoding tRNA uridine-5-carboxymethylaminomethyl(34) synthesis enzyme MnmG — translation MEFIAGEYDVIVVGAGHAGCEAALASARLGVKTAVFAINLDSIANMPCNPNIGGTAKGHLVREIDALGGEMGKNADKTFIQSKILNRAKGPAVYSLRAQIDRRSYQIEMKNTLELQENLDVKQAEIVEILREEVDGKYKVTGVRTHTGTIYKCKVVVLTTGTFLRAKIIIGDISYSGGPDGLFPANKLSDCLKEMGIELIRYKTGTPARINRRSIDFSKMEEQPGDETIVPFSFENEELKKEQVSCYLTYTNSKTHEIIRNNIHRSPLFSGIIEGVGPRYCPSIEDKIVKFADKESHQVFVEPMGLNTQEMYLQGMSTSLPEDVQIEMIKTLPGLENASIMRSAYAIEYDGINSTQLNLSLEFKHIDGLFSAGQINGSSGYEEAAAQGIIAGINAARKIKGEEPLILDRSEAYIGVLIDDLVTKGTREPYRMMTSRSEYRLLLRQDNADLRLTPIGYRIGLISEERYRKFEKKKREIEEEIKRLNNTYVPPSEKVNAFLQSKNSTPIKSGMKLSDLLKRPELDYKSLEAIDENRPQLSAQVIEQVEITIKYEGYIKRQMQQVEQFKKLESKKLGKDIDYFSIQGLRLEARQKLDKIKPESVGQASRISGVSPADISVLLVYLEQQRRKKEDQ, via the coding sequence ATGGAATTTATTGCGGGAGAATATGATGTAATAGTTGTTGGAGCAGGACATGCTGGATGTGAAGCTGCCCTGGCTTCAGCCAGACTGGGTGTTAAAACAGCGGTCTTTGCTATAAATTTGGACAGTATAGCAAACATGCCGTGTAATCCTAATATAGGAGGTACAGCAAAAGGCCATCTTGTAAGGGAGATTGATGCTCTTGGCGGCGAGATGGGTAAAAATGCGGATAAAACTTTTATTCAATCGAAGATATTGAACAGAGCTAAAGGTCCTGCAGTGTACTCACTTAGAGCGCAAATAGACCGAAGAAGTTATCAAATTGAAATGAAAAATACCCTTGAACTGCAGGAAAATCTTGATGTCAAGCAGGCTGAGATTGTTGAAATATTGAGGGAAGAAGTTGACGGTAAATACAAAGTTACCGGAGTTCGGACTCATACGGGTACTATTTACAAATGCAAGGTTGTTGTACTTACAACAGGAACGTTTCTTAGAGCGAAAATTATTATTGGTGATATAAGTTATAGCGGAGGGCCGGATGGACTTTTCCCTGCAAATAAACTTTCCGATTGCCTTAAGGAAATGGGTATTGAACTTATAAGGTATAAGACCGGTACTCCAGCCAGAATAAATCGTAGAAGTATTGATTTTTCAAAAATGGAAGAGCAGCCTGGCGATGAGACCATAGTTCCTTTTTCCTTTGAGAATGAGGAACTAAAGAAAGAACAGGTATCGTGTTATCTTACATATACAAACAGTAAAACCCACGAGATAATAAGAAATAATATCCATAGATCCCCGCTCTTCAGCGGAATTATTGAAGGTGTAGGTCCTCGCTATTGCCCTTCAATAGAAGATAAGATAGTGAAGTTTGCCGATAAGGAATCTCACCAGGTTTTTGTTGAGCCTATGGGTCTTAATACACAGGAGATGTATTTACAGGGAATGTCCACGAGTCTTCCGGAGGATGTTCAGATCGAAATGATAAAAACACTGCCCGGACTTGAAAATGCGTCGATAATGCGAAGCGCTTATGCAATAGAATACGATGGAATTAATTCAACGCAATTAAATCTTTCTTTAGAGTTTAAACATATAGATGGATTATTTTCAGCTGGGCAAATCAACGGAAGCTCCGGATATGAAGAAGCAGCTGCTCAGGGAATTATAGCAGGTATAAATGCAGCACGCAAAATAAAAGGAGAAGAACCTCTAATATTGGATAGGTCCGAAGCTTATATAGGGGTATTGATAGATGATTTGGTAACTAAAGGAACAAGAGAACCTTATAGGATGATGACATCAAGGTCCGAGTATAGACTTTTGCTGCGGCAGGACAATGCCGATCTCCGATTGACTCCAATAGGCTATCGTATAGGCCTTATAAGTGAGGAAAGATACAGAAAATTTGAAAAAAAGAAAAGAGAAATTGAGGAAGAAATAAAAAGACTTAATAATACGTATGTTCCTCCAAGTGAAAAAGTGAATGCTTTTTTGCAAAGTAAAAACAGTACTCCCATAAAGAGTGGAATGAAGCTGAGTGATTTGCTGAAAAGACCTGAGCTGGACTACAAATCCCTTGAAGCTATAGACGAAAACAGACCCCAACTTAGTGCTCAAGTTATTGAACAGGTGGAAATTACAATAAAATATGAAGGATATATTAAAAGACAAATGCAGCAAGTTGAACAGTTTAAAAAACTTGAGAGCAAAAAGTTAGGTAAGGATATAGATTATTTTTCCATTCAGGGATTGAGACTTGAAGCAAGACAGAAGCTGGATAAAATTAAACCTGAGTCAGTGGGACAAGCTTCGAGAATATCAGGAGTGTCTCCGGCTGATATATCGGTTTTACTGGTTTATTTGGAACAGCAGAGAAGAAAAAAAGAGGATCAATAG
- the mnmE gene encoding tRNA uridine-5-carboxymethylaminomethyl(34) synthesis GTPase MnmE → MLYSQDTIAAISTPHGNGGIGIIRISGEEAFRIAAEIFVGKKKFDEIKTHTINYGKIINPETGEILDEVLLSKMKKPNTFTREDVVEINCHGGTVVLKNILELVLKKGARIAEPGEFTKRAFLNGRLDLSQAEAVIDLINAKTSESSKAAMNQLEGKLSVKLKEARKKLIEVLAHIEVTVDYPEHDIEEITGEKVYSEIKDIREKLNNIIKGFEKGRIIREGVNAVIVGRPNVGKSSLLNELTGKNRAIVTDIPGTTRDIIEEYINLNGVPVRIIDTAGIRETDDLVEKIGVEKTNKELESADLIIMMIDSYKGIEKEDTEILDKVKDKKVIVILNKIDLANEEKLAEIESKIEDKKVIRMSLKQGIGTDELADAVVELFVKGEVILNNEVIITNVRHKNLIDKAIESIDYAINAYKSGMPLDMITIDIVNSAQYLGEITGESVSEDVMNEIFSRFCLGK, encoded by the coding sequence ATTGCTGCAGAAATATTTGTTGGTAAAAAAAAGTTTGATGAAATAAAGACCCATACAATAAACTATGGAAAAATAATTAATCCTGAGACCGGTGAAATACTGGACGAAGTTTTGCTTTCAAAAATGAAAAAACCTAATACTTTTACCAGGGAAGATGTTGTAGAGATAAACTGTCATGGAGGGACAGTAGTTTTAAAGAATATACTTGAACTTGTACTAAAAAAAGGAGCAAGAATTGCGGAGCCTGGAGAGTTTACAAAACGTGCTTTTTTGAACGGTAGATTGGACTTGTCCCAGGCTGAAGCTGTAATTGACCTTATAAATGCAAAAACCAGCGAAAGTTCAAAGGCTGCTATGAATCAGCTGGAAGGTAAGCTGTCGGTAAAACTTAAAGAAGCAAGAAAAAAGCTCATAGAAGTTTTAGCACATATTGAAGTTACCGTTGATTATCCGGAACATGATATTGAAGAGATCACTGGGGAAAAGGTATATTCTGAAATTAAGGATATAAGGGAAAAGCTTAACAATATTATAAAAGGTTTTGAAAAGGGGAGGATTATAAGGGAAGGAGTAAATGCTGTAATTGTAGGAAGGCCTAATGTAGGAAAGTCTTCTTTACTGAATGAGTTAACCGGGAAGAATAGAGCTATAGTAACCGATATACCTGGGACAACAAGGGATATCATTGAAGAGTATATTAATTTAAACGGCGTTCCAGTAAGAATTATTGATACGGCAGGTATCAGAGAGACAGATGACTTAGTTGAAAAGATAGGCGTGGAAAAAACAAACAAGGAATTGGAATCTGCAGACCTTATAATAATGATGATAGATTCTTATAAGGGAATTGAAAAAGAAGATACGGAAATTCTGGATAAAGTAAAAGATAAGAAAGTTATTGTAATATTAAATAAAATAGATTTAGCAAATGAAGAAAAATTAGCAGAGATTGAGAGTAAGATAGAGGATAAAAAAGTAATAAGGATGTCTTTAAAACAAGGAATAGGGACAGATGAACTGGCAGACGCAGTAGTTGAGCTTTTTGTTAAAGGAGAAGTAATCTTGAATAATGAGGTTATAATAACGAATGTAAGACACAAAAATTTGATAGATAAGGCAATAGAGAGTATTGATTATGCCATTAATGCCTACAAAAGCGGTATGCCTTTAGATATGATAACAATTGATATTGTAAATTCTGCACAATATTTGGGAGAAATAACGGGAGAATCGGTAAGTGAAGATGTTATGAATGAAATCTTCAGCAGATTTTGCTTAGGAAAGTGA